Sequence from the Camelus bactrianus isolate YW-2024 breed Bactrian camel chromosome 21, ASM4877302v1, whole genome shotgun sequence genome:
CCCGAAGAATCAAACACAGCCTACGTGTCCCTGATCCCCAGGTTGAAGAAGCCGCTGAAGAACTTCACGCTGTGCCTGAAAGCCTTCACAGACCTCAGCCGCTCTTACAGCCTCTTCTCCTACAGCACCAAGTCCAGGGACAACGAGCTGCTTCTCTTTGTCAGCAAAGTAGGAGAGTACATGCTGCACGTGGGGAACGCTGCGGTCACCTTCAAGGTCCCCCCGTCTCCTTACGCTCCAGTCCATCTCTGTGCCAGCTGGGAGTCTGCCTCTGGGATTGCTGAACTCTGGGTGAACGGGAAACCCATGGGGCGGAAGGGTTTGCAGAAAGGGTACTATGTGAAGCAAGAGGCAAGCATCATCCTGGGACAGGAGCAGGATTCCTTTGGGGGAAGTTTTGATGCAAAACAGTCCTTTGTTGGGGAGATATGGGATGTGTCCTTGTGGGATCGGGTGGTCCCCCTCAGGGATATGTGCGCCTCGTGTTACAATGGCAACGTCCTGAGTTGGCAGGCCCTGACTTATAAAGATAAGGGCTACGTGGTGGTTAAGCCCAAGTTGTGGGCTTAAGCCTCACTCTCTGCGGACATGATTTCTGTTTAATAATACACATTCTCTTTGAAATGAAACACATTGACTTAAGTTTCCTCCGGCTCTGTTAAGATGGTGTAAACCACATTAAGGACACAAGGGATAAGTAAGCCTTTAATACACAGTCTCTGTATATGAAACCACCTTGGGCGAACTGCACCAGAATTTTCTGTAGCATCAATCTATCAGAACCCAGGGGAACTCACAGCTTTCAGCAGGGGTGCCAATCTTGCAgagccctggacaggggatgtggGAGGACCTGTGGGGATTCTGTGTGCCAAAAATCCATCAATCTATAAAATGACGCGACTGCTGGGAGGGCCTTCAAGAATGGGCTACTGTTGTGGGCAGGTCCCCCAAAGACAGACTCTTCTGTGGGGCCTTCTCAGAAGTAGGGGTGTGAGTGTCCCCTTGAACCTAGCCCAGAAAGGATGCAGAGGTGTTtgcagacagaggcagagaggaacTGCCTCGGAGGCTCCTCTTCACACTCCCAGGTTGCTGTCTTggaggcaggggctctggggaggcAGAGCTTTGATTCTTTCAGGAGATCCTCCCCAAACGTGAAGATTGCCCTTCTTGGCCCTTCCACCCTCAGGGATTCCCAAGTCCTTTGTTTGACATGCACTTTCAGTGCATCGTCTATGGGGACACTTGGACTGTTCTTAAGCAGGAGGGGCATGGTGGGCGGgagacatagattttttttttttttaaacatcagccCTTTATTTGGAAAGACATTTGGAAAGTTCTGTCTCTTTTTAACTCCAGGTCAAATAATCCTAAATTCTTAAAACTTTCTCACAACTCAGTACAGTTTTCCCCTTCAGGGGGCAAAGACAGTAGGAATTGGTAGACGCCCAGACTCTTCTTTAGACAAAGGCTTAAACTCAGAGTTTAAACCAGGCATCCAACGGTTCACAGAAAATGAGTTCATCAACGTAGAAATGAAGCGGGCCAAGGCAAGACACAGATGTCAGCTCAGGCTCCACGTGGAGACTGAATGAAAATCACGGGCTAATTTCCACATCTGGGACAGTCAGAGTTAGTTGGGAGGCAGGACCAATACATTTACTTTCTAAAAAGATCTTCAGATACCCCTACACTTGTGAACGAATACATTATAGCATATGCATTCCCCCCACAGGAAGCATGTCTAACCGTAGTGAAACTCACTTGCTGGATGTGACAAGTTGCTTACTAGTGTGTGAATATGCAAAACTCGCCAAGGAATCAGTTCTAATGGGAGCTTTGA
This genomic interval carries:
- the LOC105069493 gene encoding mucosal pentraxin, producing MLGNSMSPLGHFLVGDLNRTAQQETEQLKEKGKTLQLKQQIRKYTNLFLNHIRVQLMFTIYSFAFCYWYKGCAPEAQYKKPDSEHLSITTAAASCPLLPPKECTMEKLLPGVLLLVFLSEGMTHSDLGGKAFIFPEESNTAYVSLIPRLKKPLKNFTLCLKAFTDLSRSYSLFSYSTKSRDNELLLFVSKVGEYMLHVGNAAVTFKVPPSPYAPVHLCASWESASGIAELWVNGKPMGRKGLQKGYYVKQEASIILGQEQDSFGGSFDAKQSFVGEIWDVSLWDRVVPLRDMCASCYNGNVLSWQALTYKDKGYVVVKPKLWA